CATCCGTTTGATCTCGGCTGTGCCCGCGTCCCAGCGCTTGAGGGCGCCGCAGGCGAGGAGTTGCCCGCCCTCCTCCACCCCGAGCAGCACCGAGCCCTCGCCCGCGAGCATGGTCGGGGAAAAGGGTTCGGTGCGCTCGTCGGTGTCCCCGTACAGCGCCCGCAACTCGCGCTGCTGGGCCGTCATCAGGGCGGCGGCGCGGGTGTCGGTGGGGGCGAGGTCAGTCAGAGACGGCACGGTTCAGCGTAGGGCTTACGGGCAGGCGCGGTTGATGTTCAGGCCAGCGGCGGTAAACGGCTTGCCCTGCTTGTCGATGGGCGTGGCCTTCGCCGGGTCCAGCTTCACGACCGGGACGAAGCCGGTGCCGGCAGCCTTGAAGCACCCCTTGCCGGCGCCGCTCGCGCTCAGGCGCATGGCGAGGAAGGCGGTCACCGAGGGCGCGGCGAAGGAGGTCCCCCGGTAGCCGAAATCGTTGTACCGGGCAGGCGGACTCGCCAGCTTGAGTTCGTCGGTGACGCACACTTTCCAGGTCTGGCAGGCCCGTTTCAGCTCGGTGTCGCTGAGCCGGAACCACTCGCCGACCGAGTAAGTGTCGCCGACATCGGACCACCCGGTGCGCGCGGTGCGCGGCGCCCAGGCCGACGCCCCCACCCCGATCACTGTGGGCGCCGCCGCCGGCCAGGTCTGAACCGGCAGGCCGTAATTGCCGCTCGACGCGACGACCACCTTGCGCGGCCAGCCCTGGGCCAGCCAGCGGCGCAGAGCGCTCTCCGGGGGAAGTTCCGTGACTCGCCGCAGCACCTCCTCCTCAGAAATCCGGTTGGCGCGGGCGGTGTCGGCGACGTAGTCGTTCAGGGTGTATTTCAGGTCCTGCGCCGCGTAGGCGTCGCGCACGCTGCGGTAATGCGTCAGGTACTCGCACGACAGCACGGCGAAACTCATGTTGTAGATCGTGGCCGCGTTGGGCGGCGTGCTCTTGTCGTCGCGGGCCAGCAGCGAGGCGAGCACCTCAGCCGAGACGAAGCCCTGCTTTCCCGGCAAGAACCCGGGAGGCCGGAGCCCGTCGAGTTGCAGTTTCTCGATGACGATCACGCTCGCGCCCTTCCGGGCTTGCAGGTCGCCGCGCGGAGTCGGCGCCACCGAGTACCCGGCGCTGCTCAGCACCGTGAGGAGGTGCGCGAGCACGAGTTCGCCGTGGCGCAGCGGCCAGGTTTCGGTGGCCTCTGCCTCCTTCAACCGTACCTCGACCGGGGCGAAATGGTCCACGACCACCACCCGCACCGGAGCCGGGCCGGTCTGGACCTCAGCCGGAGACAGGCCGAACAGGACCGCGAAAGCGGGGGGCTGAGCCTGGTACTCCTTTGCCCGGCGGGTCACGCCCCCCGCCGAGAGGCCCGTGAGCCAGCCCTGGCCCGGCGTCTCGTAGGGCGAGGCGACGCAGGACGGCCCGCTGCCCCGCAGCGTCGTCAGCCGGGTGGGGGCACCGGGCAGGCCGAGTCGGAAGGCCGCTCCCTGGGCACCGGGCGCCAGGGTCGGAACGCGCCAGCCTTCAAGCGTGGCGCCGGCTGCTGACGGACTCAGCGTGAGCAGCGCGGCGAGCATCCAGGGCAACGAACAGAACGCAGAACGCATCATGGTGACCTCCAGGGGCAGCCTGCCCGGTGGGGCGTCAAACGGGCGTCAATCCTTCGGTGGGGAGGGTGTCCGGCGGGAGCAGCTGGAGAAGCGCGGCGACCGCCGCCTGCCCCGCCGCCGAGTCCAGCGCCCGGAACCCGGCGAGCGCGGCTTGCAGCGTCGTCCGGGCTTCCCCGTGTTCGCCCAGGGCGAGCAGCAGCTCACCGACTTCGAGCTGCGCGCGGGCGACGTGCAGGTGTTCGTCGCCCTCCTGGGCGAGCCGCAGACTCTCGCGCTTGAGCGCCAGCGCCTCAATCGGCTGGCCCAACCGCCACCTGGCCTGACCCAGATTGGACGTGACCGGGCCGAGGGCCGCGCGAATCTCCCGGCTCCGCTGCGGGTCCTCCAGGAGGGGCAGCAGGACAGCGCGCGCCTGGGTCAGCCGCTCGTCCGCCACGTGGAAATCGCCCGCCATCGCGGCGTAGACCGCCTGCTGATCGAGGACGCGGGCGTGACACAGGGGATCGCCGCTGCGGCCTGCGAGGCGGCGGGCCAGTCGCAGCGTCGTCTCAGCCTCGGGCAGCCGGCTTTTCGCCTGCATGGACCCGGCCAGCGAGGTCAGGGTCGCCTGCTTGCCGGTCAACCCGCCGCGCGCCGCCAGACCCGCGCCGCGCAGGTAGGCGCCCACGCTGCCGAGGGGGTCGCC
The nucleotide sequence above comes from Deinococcus reticulitermitis. Encoded proteins:
- a CDS encoding GNAT family N-acetyltransferase, with protein sequence MPSLTDLAPTDTRAAALMTAQQRELRALYGDTDERTEPFSPTMLAGEGSVLLGVEEGGQLLACGALKRWDAGTAEIKRMYTVPEARGRGLGKAVLLGLMERGRALGYARLVLETGNLQDAAIGLYEAQGFTRIPNFGHYAGIENSLCYALELRPAP
- a CDS encoding S8 family serine peptidase, with translation MMRSAFCSLPWMLAALLTLSPSAAGATLEGWRVPTLAPGAQGAAFRLGLPGAPTRLTTLRGSGPSCVASPYETPGQGWLTGLSAGGVTRRAKEYQAQPPAFAVLFGLSPAEVQTGPAPVRVVVVDHFAPVEVRLKEAEATETWPLRHGELVLAHLLTVLSSAGYSVAPTPRGDLQARKGASVIVIEKLQLDGLRPPGFLPGKQGFVSAEVLASLLARDDKSTPPNAATIYNMSFAVLSCEYLTHYRSVRDAYAAQDLKYTLNDYVADTARANRISEEEVLRRVTELPPESALRRWLAQGWPRKVVVASSGNYGLPVQTWPAAAPTVIGVGASAWAPRTARTGWSDVGDTYSVGEWFRLSDTELKRACQTWKVCVTDELKLASPPARYNDFGYRGTSFAAPSVTAFLAMRLSASGAGKGCFKAAGTGFVPVVKLDPAKATPIDKQGKPFTAAGLNINRACP